Sequence from the Helianthus annuus cultivar XRQ/B chromosome 13, HanXRQr2.0-SUNRISE, whole genome shotgun sequence genome:
TGGCACCAGTGGCCTTAAAGACGACTCCAAGAAAGTTTCTAGTTTTGTTCACGTAAACCAGAATCCTCTAAATGGCAGTCTTGATGAAATAAAGAATGCGAGGGAAGTTGTCGAAGAGTATCTTCGAGTCCAGAGATCGTGGGCCGCTAATCAAAACTGGAATCAGAACCAAAACCAATGTTATGGTCGAGGAATCTATGTCTATGAGTTGCCACCAAAGTTCAACAAGGATTTGGTGGCTCAATGTCATGATATGGTTCCTTGGGTTGATATGTGCAACTATTTTAGTAACAACGCGCTTGGTGAGCCCATACCGGAGCTTGGGAACCGATGGTTCAAGACTCATCAGTACTCGTTGGAATTGATATTCCATTCGCGAGTTTTAAAGCACCCGTGTCGTGTTTACGATGAAAaccaagcaaaactcttttatgTTCCATATTATGGTGGTCTAGACATCTTGAGATGGCATTTCAAGAATGTATCTAATGAAGTCAAGGATACTTTGTCTTATGAACTTGTAAATTGGCTAGAAATGCAAAAATCATGGGACAAGAATCTAGAAAAAGATCATGTCTTTGTTTTGGGGAAAATTTCTTGGGATTTTAAGAGGAAGGATCACACATCATGGGGGACTAGATttctcgagctcgagctcgaggaGATGCAAAACCCGATAAAGCTCATGATCGAACGACAACCATGGGAGCTCAACGACATCGGGATCCCTCACCCAACTCACTTCCACCCACACTCAGACGACGACATCCGTGCATGGCAACGTAAAATCATCTCATCAAACCGTCGAAGCCTCATCAGTTTTGCAGGCGCCGCCCGTCCTGACGCTCATGACAACATTAGGGCTATCTTGATAGACCAATGCACATCAGCAACCGAGGAACAATGTAAGTTCTTCGATTGCAAAACAAAGCAATGTGACGAGCCCAAATCACTAATAGGGCTATTCACGGAGTCTGAATTCTGTCTTCAGCTTCCAGGCGATAGCCCTACTAGGAAGTCAGTGTTTGACTCATTGGTGTCGGGGTGTATCCCCGTCCTTTTTGACCCATTTACGGCTTACTATCAATATCCCTGGCATTTGCCCGAGGATCATGGGAAGTATTCGGTTTTTATCGATCAAGAAGAAGTGAGGAAGATGAAGGTGAATGTGGTGGAAAGGTTGATGAAGGTGCCATTGAAGGAGAGGGATGATATGAGAAGAAACATTGTATATGATTTGATGCCAAAACTAGTTTATGGAGATGAAGGTGCAAAGTTTGAATTGTTTCAAGATGCATTCTCCATTACAATGAACAATGTGATGGAGAGGGTTAAAAGCTTGAAGCCTTGAACTTGTAGTAACCCGAAAGATCGGCTTAACCAGAGATGAGGGAACAAGCCGGAAATTAAACCACCGGTAACCGGAATATTCTTGTTGTCTAGGTATTGAAGTGTGTTTAAAGATATATGGGTGGTAAAAACCCTTGCATATAACATTCATTTTAGTTCACTTGTTCAGATTCTATTTACACTGCATATCAGAAAGAATATGATCATTcttatatagatatatattttaatatacaATTTTGTTTAATTTTTCTACATTTTTATATGTTGACTGAGTTGCTCCCAAAGTAAAATATTTTTTGGGTATCATAATACTATTTTAACCGGTTTGGCAGATGAATTCGTTTAATTAAACATGTTCTTAATTAAACGGATAAACATGAATGACATGTTTATCACACCATACTTACTGAACGAGTTAGAAAATAAGAACCATAACCTTCGTGTTGTGTTAAGAATTGTCACCCTTGGTTGTACCTAAAACACAAGTCATTACACGAAAGTAAGaagaacacccccccccccagtATTTACATGGCTAGTGATGACACTTGAACAAACTCAGTGGGGGCCTGACTCTCAAAATCCAAATCGA
This genomic interval carries:
- the LOC110900830 gene encoding xyloglucan-specific galacturonosyltransferase 1; protein product: MVTVLSKRKPKAPKKIEPKRGCFRSCVAWFVYPLPTALFFMILMFVWSSSTTYISGRIMHVCVSSRKLTNLYCLSATTQPNDKFQLPFTNSSSPLENGIPVFEEKLKKSLANSALDDNSVNLNRNLKGESKEDDDSVVRNQSDGNNGLEAVDDLKGDSNGVSKNPLNGSLDEIKNAREVVEEYLRVQRSWAANQNWNQNQNQCYGRGIYVYELPPKFNKDLVAQCHDMVPWVDMCNYFSNNALGEPIPELGNRWFKTHQYSLELIFHSRVLKHPCRVYDENQAKLFYVPYYGGLDILRWHFKNVSNEVKDTLSYELVNWLEMQKSWDKNLEKDHVFVLGKISWDFKRKDHTSWGTRFLELELEEMQNPIKLMIERQPWELNDIGIPHPTHFHPHSDDDIRAWQRKIISSNRRSLISFAGAARPDAHDNIRAILIDQCTSATEEQCKFFDCKTKQCDEPKSLIGLFTESEFCLQLPGDSPTRKSVFDSLVSGCIPVLFDPFTAYYQYPWHLPEDHGKYSVFIDQEEVRKMKVNVVERLMKVPLKERDDMRRNIVYDLMPKLVYGDEGAKFELFQDAFSITMNNVMERVKSLKP